The Syntrophotalea acetylenivorans genome contains the following window.
CCTACGATTCACGTTTTACGTTTTACTGATTACGGATTACGGATTACGGATTACTGATTACTGATTACTGATTACTGATTACTGATTACTGATTACTGATTACTGATTACTGATTACTGATTACTGATTACTGATTACTGATTACTGATTGCTGATTGCTGATTGCTGATTGCTGATTGCTGATTGCTGATTGCTGATTGCTGATTGCTGATTGCTGATTGCTGATTGCTGATTGCTGATTGCTTTTCCGCAAAAAAGCCCTGAGAAAGGCGGGCCTTTCCCAGGGCTTGTCGGTTGCAAATAATGATATTGTTGGAGCTAGGTTCAGACCGCCGGTTTGTCTGCCGGTGCCGGAATCATATGAACGTCGCTTTGCGGGTAAGGGATGGAGATGCCTTCTTCGTCAAAGCGTAGTTTGATCGTCTCGAGAGTGTCGAAATAGGTCGGCCAGTAATCGCTGCCGTTGACCCAGGGGCGGAAGGCGAAGTTGACGCTGCTGTCGGCCAGTTCAAGTACTGCGACCACCGGAGCAGGATCTTTAAGAAATCGTTCGTCTTTGGAGATGATGTCGAGCAGCACTTCCTTGACCTTGCGGATGTCGTCGTCGTAGCCGACGCCGATTACCAGGTCTAGGCGCCGGGTGCCCTTGGTGCTGTAATTGACGATATTGCCTCCGAGCAGGGCGCCGTTGGGTACGATAACGGTCTTGTTGTCGCCGGTCTTGAGTTGGGTGCTGAAAATCAGGACCTGCTCGACAACGCCTGCCGTACCGCCGCCCTCGATGAAATCGCCGGCCTTAAAGGGTTTGAAGATGATCATCATGACCCCGGCGGCAAAGTTGGACAGGGAACTCTGCAAAGCCAGACCGACGGCCAGGCCGGCGGCACCGATCACCGCGATCAGCGAGGTGGTTTGGAAGCCGACTTGGTTGAGAGCCGCGATGATCACGAAGACCAGGAGGGCCGAGTAGACCACGTTGCCAGTGAAGCCAATCAAGGTCGGATCGACACTGCGCTTTTTGAGAACCTTGCGCAGTAGCTTGGTCAGTAGCTTACTGAACCAGATACCGAGTACCAGAATAACAACGGCACCGAGGATGCGAATGCCGTAGACGGTCAACCAGGCATTGACAGAATCCATGTTCATGTTTCCTCCTTGGGGAATAAGTGGGTTGCCTGCAGAGTTCAGTCTAGCAAGTTTTAATTACTATAATCGAAATTGTCTTATTGGAAGTATTAAACAATAGGTGTTTGCTTAAACGCAAGGGGTTATAAAGGGGTTTGATGCGAAAGTCATTAATATGTATATCAGATACACCTCGTCTCTACAGCCCTTCCTTTATTGCTATGGCGCTGGCTAATTTTGCAGCTGCGGCCAGCTTCGGGGTGTTTTTCCTGTTTCCCCTGGTGATTAAAGCTTACGGCGGCAGCGAGGCGGATATCGGTCTGATCATGGGCGTTTTTGCCCTGGCCGCTACCCTGTGCCGGCCTTGGGTGGCCGAACTCATCGACCGGTTGGGGCGAAAACATAGCTACACGATCGGTTCTTCGCTGATGACCCTGCTGCCCTTTGTCTATCTGGCTCTGGGCAACGACTTGTCCGATATCTATCTGTTGTTGCTGTTGCTGCGTGTGGTCCATGGCATTGGCTTGGCCCTCTGTTTTACCGCTTGCTTTACCTACGTCGCCGACATTGTGCCTCCGGCTCGTCTCAATGAAGGTATCGGCATGTTCGGCATTTCCGGCCTGGTCGGGTTAGCGGTGGGTCCCAGTCTGGCGGAACTGGCCCTCGATCGCTGGGGGGAACCGGCTCTTTTCTTTACCGCCAGCGGTCTGGCCGCGGTCGGCCTGGTCTGTCATTTGCCGCTTGCCGAAACCCTGACTCGCGGCATCGTGGCCAGCAGAGTTTCCTTCTTCGCCGTGTTGCGGCGTCCCAAAATGGTGCTGGTGTCGATACTGGCGGTGTTGTTCGGTTTCGGCCTGGCCGCTGCCGGTAATTTTGTCGCCCCGCTGGCCGCGGAGCGACGTATTGTCTTCGTCTCCCTCTATTTTCTCTGTTATTCGGCGGCGGCGGTTCTGGTGCGACTGGTGGGGGGAAGACTGGCCGACCGTTTCGGAGAGCGTCGCATCGTACCCTATGCGTTAAGTATCACCGGCTGTGGCTTGTTGGCTTTGGCCCTGGTGCATGGGCAACTTGCTTTGGCCGCTGCGGGGCTGGCTGCCGGTTGCGGTCACGGCTTGCTCTATCCGGCCCTCAATTCCTGGGCGATTCGCGGCGAGCCGGTGGCCGTTCGCGGTAAGGTGACCGGTATCTATACTGGCGCTCTTGATGCCGGAAATTTCAGTGGTTCGGTGATGCTCGGTTTGATCGGCGAATGGTTCGGGTTGCCTGTTTTATTTCTGGTCGCCGGGGGGGCTTTGCTGATGGGGTTACTGGTTCTGTGGCGAAGTGGCGATAACGTCTGTGTCAAATAAATAACTGGTTTTTTCGGGTGCTTGCCGCCAAGTAGCAGCTCTGAGAAGTTGTCAAATCTGGCGGAGTATTTGCTGTAGATGCTGCTCCAGTTTGAGGTCGCTTAGCAGACCATGGTCACTTTTTCTGCCATGAGGCCTTGCCGGCGCCGGAAGAGTTCTGTGTTGCTTTGGCATAAGAGGGGTGGCCGGATTATCCTCGGCTGTTTTATGAGGTTTTCTCCGTAATCAAGAGGACTCCAGTAGGAGCCCCTTGGTCTTTGTGGCAGAATCTGCTATGTAAAAGGGGCTAGATCTTCCAGCACAGGGATTGTAAATCCATTATAGCCTAGTCGCTCCGAGCGGCGGCAACGGCGATCTTTACTTAGCGGAATGATTGCGAATCTTATGAAGACCTATTATCTGGAATTTCGTGCCCGGGAAGAGTTGGACGGGCCTGTCGACAGTCTGACCGAAGAAAAACTGGTTCGCTTTTGGGTCGTTGACCGTAGCCCAGATGGCGCCTTGCGTCGAGCTCACCATTACCTGGTGCAGAACGGTTGGCAACCAGACGGCCTGGAACGATCGCCGGAGGAAGTGCTGTTGCCGCAGACGGATATGGACGATCAAGACATGGAGTGCTACGAACAGGCGCAGCGTTACGGTATTTCAATGGCGGTGACTGACTGAGCAAATTCAACTTTTCGAAGGATTTAACTCCCTGTCCCTATGAATCGCAGGGAGTTTTGCTGTTTAAGTCAGACAGTTTGCGGTTGAATCGGGCTGGCATCCGGTTTAGTCTAGGGCCCGATAAGAATCTTCCCCGGCGGGTCTGGTCCGAAGACCTCGGCCGATACAGTTTATAGTTTTACAGCGGTAGAAAAGGAGTTTTCATGGCAGCGGAATTGCTGGAAGGAAAAGTGGTCGCCGAAGCGGTGCTGGAGGATGTTGCCAGCCGTGTTGCGGTGATGAAAGAACGCGGTGTTACCCCCGGCCTAGGGACCATTCTGGTGGGTGATGACGGTCCCAGTGTCAGTTATGTGAATAAAAAGCGCGAAACCTGCAAATCGGTAGGGATCGCATCGTTCCATATTGAAATCCCTGCCAGTGCCGGTCAGGCCGATCTGCTGGCGGCGGTCAAGGACTTTAACGAAAGCCCTGATGTCGACGCCTATATCATTCAGTATCCCCTGCCCGGCGGTTTTGATTTCAACGAAGCTCTTTTGCTGATGGATCCCGATAAGGATGCCGACGGTTTGCATCCTGTCAATCTCGGCCGCCTGGTATTGCAGGAGCCGGGGCCGGTACCCTGTACCCCGGCGGGCATCCGCGAGATGCTTAAACATTACCAGATTGCCGTGGAAGGCAAGGAGGTGGTGATCATCGGTCGCGGACCGACCCTGGGGCGCCCTCTGTCCCTGCTCATGACCCTTAAGCAACCCTTTGCCAATGCCGCGGTAACCGTAGTTCATTCGGGTATCGCCGATCTGGGATCCTATACCCGGCGGGCCGATATCATCATCGCTGCAGCCGGTTGCCCTGGTATCGTTCAGCCGGATATGGTGCGGCCGGGGGCGGTAGTGATCAGTGGCGGCATCAGCTGGGAAGGACGTAAGTTGTTGCCCGACGTGGCTGAAGAGGTCGGTGAGGTAGCCGGCTGGATCACCCCGCGTCTCGGCGGAGTCGGCCCGACCACGGTGGCTATGTTGCTGCGCAATACGATGCTGGCCGCGGAACGGCGCTTAAGTTGATGGCGCGATGTTGAACGGTTTCGTAATTGTTTTATGGTAAAATGACCCGTAAGCACCCGCACTCACCAGTAGCGCGGGTGCTTTTACTTATCCCTGTTAAGAAGCATTCGTAAAAACTTAATGGGATGGCTAAGACATCTTTTAATTCAGTAGAAAAATATTGTCGGCTCTGGCGCCGGGAGATTGATGCGCTATAGTATGCCGCTGTAGTGGCTTGAAAAGTTTGTTTGTCTGGCTTGACTGGTGGAATATTCATGTGGATTAAAAAATATTTTCTGCTGATTTTGCTGCTTGCTCTGACGGTATTTGGAGTGTTCCGTTCTGATTCCGTTTGGTCCGGTGAGCAGTCTCCCTCTGTCCTTATCGTACATTCCTATCATCCCGAGCTGGGATGGACAGGAAACATCAATAGTGTGTTACTCGGTGAGCTTAAGAAAGTCCACCCGGATATTGATGTTCAGATAGAATATCTGGATGCCAAGCGGTATGTCGAATCGTTCTATTACGAACAGACCCTCAGGGACCTCTACCGTTACAAACTCAAGGGCCGACGTTTCAGCGCCGTTCTGGTTTCGGACAACCGGGCACTCGATTTTGTACTGGGGATTCGCCAGGAGTTGCTGCCGGATGTTCCGGTAGTCTTTTGCGGGATCAATAATTTTGATAAAAGCATGCTCCGTGGCCAGCGGGGGATTACCGGCGTTGCAGAGCAACCGGCCTATCTCGAGACCCTGCAGACGGCGCTTCAGCTGCACCCCACTGCCAGGAAGGTGGTGGTTGTCGGCAACCAGCGGACAACCACCGGTCGCTTGATTCTACAGCGATTGCAGGAACTGCCCGGACGCGTATCGCCGGGGGTGGAGTTCTCTTTCTGGAACGACGTGCCGTTGGAAGAGCTGCAAACCCGGCTGAAGGGATTGGGGGCCGATAGCCTGGTGCTGTTGAGCGTCGTGGTCCGGAATGCCGCCGGCCAGCCCCTGTCCTTTGCCAAAAGCAGCGAGGCGCTGCGAGCCGCCTGCCCGGTTCCCATCTACGGATTTTGGGATTTTTTCCTTGGACACGGCATTGTCGGCGGCAAATTAATCTCTGCCGCAGAACAAGGTCGCCTGGCCGCCGGATTGCTGTTGCGTATTTTGGACGGTATGCCGGTCGATAATCTGCCGGTGATCACCTCCGGTGCCAATCAATACATGTTCGACCATCGTGAATTGGTCCGTTTTGGCTTAACCGTGCAGGACTTGCCGCCCAGAAGTCAGGTAATTAACAGCCCGTCCAGTCGCTATGCCATAGAGAAGAGCTATCTGTGGCTCGGGGGCGTGGCGCTGGTTCTACTCACGATTATTACTCTTTTGCTGGTCTGGAATATCCATGGTCGGCAACGGGTCAAGAGGGAGTTGGAGCAAGCCCTTGTCGAGGCGGAACAGACCAGGGACAGCGTCGACCTCATTCTAAAGTCGATGACTGAAGGTCTGATCGTTGCCGACATGAATCAGCGCATTATCCGGATGAACGGTGCCGCTGAAAAGTTGCTGGGGGTAACCTTTGAGCAAGCGCAGGGGCAGGCGGTGCGTTCGGTGTTGCCGCAGAAAGGATTGCCGGGAACCCGCTTGCAGCCGGGCTGCAGGCCTCGCCGACAGATCGAATGGGAGATTGTTGATCCAATTACCCGCAAACCGGTTTTGATCCAGGCCCATACCGGGTATGTGGAGAACGCCACCGGGCAACGTTCGGGAACTATTTCGATTTTGCGGGATGTTACCCGTGAACGGGAGATTGATCGTTTCAAAAACGAATTTATCGCCACCGCCGCCCACGAGCTGCGCACACCGCTGACAGCAGTCATGGGTTTTGCGGAAATCCTTTTGCGGCAGGATCGGCTCGGTGGTTTTGATGCCGAGCAGCAACGTCACTACTTGGAGATCATTTTTCAAAAGAGCGACGCCTTGAGGCGGATCATCGGCGATCTGCTCGATATCAGCCGGGCGCAACTTGGCCAGGGGGTGGCCCTGGAAAAACGTCCCTGCGATCTTTGCGATCTGGTGCGGCGGGCAGTGACCCCTTTCCGGCAGGTACAGAACAGGCATTGTTTTGAGCTCGAGTTGCCAAAAGAATCGGTGGAAATGGACATCGACGAAGGGAAGGTGCTGCAGGTGCTGGACAACGTGCTCAGCAATGCTGTGAAATTTTCACCCGATGGCGGTCGAATTTCGGTAAAGTGCCGCAAACTGGGTCCCGAATTTCGGGTTTCAGTGGAGGATCAGGGGGTTGGCATGTCGCCGGAACAGCTGGAGAAGATTTTCGATAAGTTTTTTCGGGTCGATGCATCCAACTCCGCCGCTGGCGGCTTGGGTCTCGGCATGACTATCGCCAAGAACATCGTCGAAGCCCACGGCGGTCAGATCATGGTAGAGAGCTCCCTCGGCCAGGGGACCAAGGTGACCTTTAGTCTGGTGGAGGAAAACGCCATGTCGGCCTTGTTGTAGATCGGTGCCGGCGGAGAGAAATGGGATGAGAATTCATTGTTTGCAACATGTGCCTTTTGAGGGGCCTGCCGCCATTGCGAACTGGGCCTCCGCCAGGGGCCATCAAATGACCCTGACCAGATTGTATGCAGGGGAAAGGCTTCCTGGGGTCGAGGATTTTGATTGGTTACTGATCATGGGTGGGCCGATGAACATCTACCAGGAAAAGCAATATCCCTGGTTGAAGACGGAAAAAGCTTATATCGACCAGGCTCTGATTGCCGGGAAGACTCTTCTTGGTATCTGTCTTGGCGCTCAGTTGCTGGCTGACCGGCTAGGCTCTCAAGTCTATGCCGGGGCCGAGAGGGAAATCGGTTGGTGGCCGCTGAGCTTGACCGAGGCAGGGCGTCAATCGGAGCTTTTCGGCGAATTGGACGAACCTCTGCAAGCCTATCACTGGCACGGAGATACCTTTGATCTGCCCGCCGGTTCGGTCTCCCTGGCCAGCAGTACCGCCTGTGCCCAGCAGGCTTTTCTCTATAACCATCGGGTGCTCGGTTTGCAATTCCATTTTGAGGTCACCCCGGAGAGTATGGAGCGGCTTATCGAGCAGTGTGGC
Protein-coding sequences here:
- a CDS encoding mechanosensitive ion channel family protein, whose translation is MNMDSVNAWLTVYGIRILGAVVILVLGIWFSKLLTKLLRKVLKKRSVDPTLIGFTGNVVYSALLVFVIIAALNQVGFQTTSLIAVIGAAGLAVGLALQSSLSNFAAGVMMIIFKPFKAGDFIEGGGTAGVVEQVLIFSTQLKTGDNKTVIVPNGALLGGNIVNYSTKGTRRLDLVIGVGYDDDIRKVKEVLLDIISKDERFLKDPAPVVAVLELADSSVNFAFRPWVNGSDYWPTYFDTLETIKLRFDEEGISIPYPQSDVHMIPAPADKPAV
- a CDS encoding MFS transporter, with the translated sequence MRKSLICISDTPRLYSPSFIAMALANFAAAASFGVFFLFPLVIKAYGGSEADIGLIMGVFALAATLCRPWVAELIDRLGRKHSYTIGSSLMTLLPFVYLALGNDLSDIYLLLLLLRVVHGIGLALCFTACFTYVADIVPPARLNEGIGMFGISGLVGLAVGPSLAELALDRWGEPALFFTASGLAAVGLVCHLPLAETLTRGIVASRVSFFAVLRRPKMVLVSILAVLFGFGLAAAGNFVAPLAAERRIVFVSLYFLCYSAAAVLVRLVGGRLADRFGERRIVPYALSITGCGLLALALVHGQLALAAAGLAAGCGHGLLYPALNSWAIRGEPVAVRGKVTGIYTGALDAGNFSGSVMLGLIGEWFGLPVLFLVAGGALLMGLLVLWRSGDNVCVK
- a CDS encoding bifunctional 5,10-methylenetetrahydrofolate dehydrogenase/5,10-methenyltetrahydrofolate cyclohydrolase — protein: MAAELLEGKVVAEAVLEDVASRVAVMKERGVTPGLGTILVGDDGPSVSYVNKKRETCKSVGIASFHIEIPASAGQADLLAAVKDFNESPDVDAYIIQYPLPGGFDFNEALLLMDPDKDADGLHPVNLGRLVLQEPGPVPCTPAGIREMLKHYQIAVEGKEVVIIGRGPTLGRPLSLLMTLKQPFANAAVTVVHSGIADLGSYTRRADIIIAAAGCPGIVQPDMVRPGAVVISGGISWEGRKLLPDVAEEVGEVAGWITPRLGGVGPTTVAMLLRNTMLAAERRLS
- a CDS encoding ATP-binding protein, with product MWIKKYFLLILLLALTVFGVFRSDSVWSGEQSPSVLIVHSYHPELGWTGNINSVLLGELKKVHPDIDVQIEYLDAKRYVESFYYEQTLRDLYRYKLKGRRFSAVLVSDNRALDFVLGIRQELLPDVPVVFCGINNFDKSMLRGQRGITGVAEQPAYLETLQTALQLHPTARKVVVVGNQRTTTGRLILQRLQELPGRVSPGVEFSFWNDVPLEELQTRLKGLGADSLVLLSVVVRNAAGQPLSFAKSSEALRAACPVPIYGFWDFFLGHGIVGGKLISAAEQGRLAAGLLLRILDGMPVDNLPVITSGANQYMFDHRELVRFGLTVQDLPPRSQVINSPSSRYAIEKSYLWLGGVALVLLTIITLLLVWNIHGRQRVKRELEQALVEAEQTRDSVDLILKSMTEGLIVADMNQRIIRMNGAAEKLLGVTFEQAQGQAVRSVLPQKGLPGTRLQPGCRPRRQIEWEIVDPITRKPVLIQAHTGYVENATGQRSGTISILRDVTREREIDRFKNEFIATAAHELRTPLTAVMGFAEILLRQDRLGGFDAEQQRHYLEIIFQKSDALRRIIGDLLDISRAQLGQGVALEKRPCDLCDLVRRAVTPFRQVQNRHCFELELPKESVEMDIDEGKVLQVLDNVLSNAVKFSPDGGRISVKCRKLGPEFRVSVEDQGVGMSPEQLEKIFDKFFRVDASNSAAGGLGLGMTIAKNIVEAHGGQIMVESSLGQGTKVTFSLVEENAMSALL
- a CDS encoding type 1 glutamine amidotransferase encodes the protein MRIHCLQHVPFEGPAAIANWASARGHQMTLTRLYAGERLPGVEDFDWLLIMGGPMNIYQEKQYPWLKTEKAYIDQALIAGKTLLGICLGAQLLADRLGSQVYAGAEREIGWWPLSLTEAGRQSELFGELDEPLQAYHWHGDTFDLPAGSVSLASSTACAQQAFLYNHRVLGLQFHFEVTPESMERLIEQCGEEILPGSYVQSVEQMLATPQATFDRLHESLYRLLDGLSAVDGSV